One part of the Cottoperca gobio chromosome 14, fCotGob3.1, whole genome shotgun sequence genome encodes these proteins:
- the robo4 gene encoding roundabout homolog 1 isoform X3: MRVGAWLLWVSWFYTWAEYSQRCKCQDICPAESGLGKRSKSRVKEHVRHSVGHQHTPHRNKPQRRKGSRVYSQETPPRIVHHPSDVVVKVGSPAKLSCRVDGSPKPTIEWLRNGQPLDIAKGDGQLPPMVLSEGSLFFLSVGGGRRGQSHEAVYTCVARSSAGMATSRNASLYIAVLQDEFSVQPSDVEVAEGEVAVLNCSPPKGHPEPNLIWKKNGFPINNTDHHYTELSGKLIIAPAEKKHSGAYVCVASNTVGVRESRAARLSVLAKPMLVLKPEYVSVRVGESAQFYCQAKGDPPPSVVWSREQGPLPNGRYLVNPDQTLQIHYVTAQDAGKYTCTAVNDAGVVAVSAQLLVEEDVSTKQRDLHKELSALRVALENVTMMAPGSNISQVQWKLQSLPAQPHYLDGFEVLYRSLLPAISDWAAKKVTVPSFQAQVGSLKRGYKYEFKVRPYGSNLYGRESNTRHLRVPETVPSAPPLAVSITVSNEQNNTIHLSWEPPPHETHNGVIQGYQVWCVESEEQRYQNWTVDSGRHNLDISTLKPGRRYWITIAAVNGAGVGQLSDPHGFLINPQIGGPPGSDSQRGDLSQVLALLQDPVLIGSIGALLWCVLMVAVVYLFKRHSRTGHLMSGHGRAKGLHRLPSEDLIIKHRMAAPDSPWIPGGWRPAFNQKYQDLWAQGQTHPGIRGTSLPVSWKDPSCVDSAVPIASDSCGVYGTFYVDLIGNGLKTFNSPGRRTKLPHGVPHQQGTETIQIFSQPVAKTSPLGSCEALPWKHAIRPQPKMGVLRESREKTHSKQELYAVNSVPIVPTRIQACPSSVYKQRLSHIPSGRHGGHPHWDNIAGCPRLLQYSASLHLVDMLPPPPPMPIEDTTDTHSRTSDEGSSRSTKLTVDMGSLQSVCAASGHRVQPRPPTTTTTTTSCPSYSHLSSTSYSMSMEDEQCGTLTAHEAIQYLELSPKPERCSALPQQHPSLPRHFSPTLGYICGPVRSPQMEEDPATDEPEVPPIGLRRARLQSTPSSCYSEWDSSLWNTWSSVSDSNTASARTSLISSVDSCYTNDSANFSRLLAAAAETMSGGSLSDFSPPASPLSALYPSCCEGDSFGELEPVPAWDWSMAWVEDMEAQYRAHYPGRNTKPFDT; encoded by the exons ATGCGGGTCGGTGCATGGCTTCTCTGGGTGTCCTGGTTCTACACCTGGGCTGAGTACTCACAAAGGTGCAAGTGCCAAGACATCTGTCCAGCGGAGTCGGGATTGGGCAAGAGGTCAAAGAGTCGGGTCAAGGAGCATGTTCGTCACAGTGTCGGACACCAGCACACGCCTCACAGGAACAAGCCACAACGCAGAAAAG GTTCCAGAGTTTATTCCCAGGAGACCCCGCCCCGCATCGTCCACCACCCCTCTGACGTGGTGGTGAAAGTAGGAagtcctgccaagctctcctgCCGGGTGGATGGCAGCCCGAAGCCAACCATTGAGTGGCTGCGAAACGGCCAGCCTCTGGATATAGCAAAGGGAGACGGACAGTTGCCGCCCATGGTTTTGTCAGAGGGGAGCCTCTTCTTTCTGAGCGTGGGAGGGGGCAGGCGAGGTCAGTCGCATGAGGCCGTCTACACCTGTGTGGCCAGGAGCAGCGCAGGCATGGCCACCAGCCGCAATGCATCTCTGTACATTGCAG TGTTGCAGGATGAGTTCAGTGTGCAGCCCAGTGATGTGGAGGTGGCAGAAGGGGAGGTGGCTGTCTTAAACTGCAGCCCCCCGAAGGGACACCCCGAACCTAATCTCATCTGGAAGAAGAATGGCTTTCCCATCAACAACACTGATCACCACTATACT GAGCTGAGTGGGAAGCTTATCATCGCTCCTGCAGAGAAGAAACACTCTGGTGCTTACGTGTGTGTGGCTAGCAACACTGTGGGAGTAAGAGAGAGCAGGGCGGCTCGACTATCTGTGCTGG CCAAGCCTATGTTGGTGCTGAAGCCAgaatatgtgtctgtgagagtGGGGGAGTCTGCCCAGTTCTACTGCCAAGCTAAAGGTGACCCGCCTCCTTCTGTGGTCTGGAGCAGAGAGCAGGGGCCACTGCCCAACGGCAG GTATCTTGTAAACCCAGACCAGACGCTCCAGATCCACTATGTGACAGCCCAGGATGCTGGGAAGTACACCTGCACTGCTGTCAATGATGCTGGTGTGGTCGCTGTCAGCGCACAGCTACTAGTTGAAG AGGACGTCAGCACTAAACAGAGAGACCTCCACAAAGAGCTGTCAGCCCTACGAGTTGCTCTGGAAAATGTCACCATGATGGCCCCTGGGTCCAACATATCACAAGTACAATGGAAG CTCCAGTCCCTCCCAGCTCAGCCTCATTACCTCGATGGCTTTGAGGTTCTCTATCGCTCTCTGCTGCCTGCCATCTCGGACTGGGCGGCAAAGAAAGTGACTGTGCCCAGCTTCCAAGCCCAGGTGGGCTCCTTAAAGAGAGGCTACAAGTATGAGTTCAAAGTCCGTCCCTACGGCAGCAACTTGTACGGGAGGGAGAGCAACACTCGGCATCTCAGAGTCCCTGAGACAG TGCCCAGTGCCCCTCCACTGGCTGTGTCCATAACAGTGAGCAATGAGCAGAACAACACCATCCATTTAAGCTGGGAGCCTCCTCCTCATGAAACCCACAACGGGGTCATACAGGGTTACCAG GTGTGGTGTGTGGAGTCTGAGGAGCAGCGGTACCAAAACTGGACCGTGGACAGTGGCCGACACAACCTTGATATCTCTACTCTCAAACCAGGGAGACGATATTGGATCACCATAGCAGCTGTCAACGGAGCTGGAGTCGGACAGCTGAGTGACCCTCATGGATTTCTCATCA ACCCACAAATAGGTGGCCCCCCTGGGTCAGACAGCCAGAGAGGGGATCTGTCTCAGGTCCTGGCCCTGCTTCAGGACCCAGTCTTGATCGGCAGCATTGGTGCCCTCCTGTGGTGCGTTTTGATGGTTGCAGTTGTCTACCTCTTCAAACGCCACAGCAGGACAGGGCACCTGATGTCAGGACATGGCAGGGCTAAAG gTTTGCACAGGCTACCCAGTGAAGATCTCATCATAAAACACAG GATGGCAGCTCCAGACTCCCCTTGGATCCCTGGAGGCTGGAGACCTGCCTTCAACCAGAAGTATCAGGACTTATGGGCCCAGGGTCAGACACATCCAGGCATCAGGGGCACCA GCCTCCCAGTCTCCTGGAAGGACCCCAGCTGCGTGGACTCAGCTGTCCCCATCGCGTCCGACAGCTGTGGCGTTTACGGCACTTTTTACGTGGACCTGATTGGCAACGGTCTCAAGACCTTTAACAGTCCTGGGCGTCGCACTAAATTGCCTCATGGTGTGCCCCACCAGCAAGGAACTGAGACCATCCAGATCTTCTCTCAGCCTGTCGCAAAGACCTCGCCCCTCGGTAGCTGCGAGGCGCTACCATGGAAACATGCTATACGCCCCCAGCCCAAGATGGGTGTGCTGAGGGAGTCACGGGAAAAAACCCACAGCAAGCAAG AGTTGTATGCAGTGAACAGCGTCCCCATAGTGCCCACCAGGATCCAGGCTTGTCCATCCAGTGTGTACAAACAGAGACTCAGTCACATACCATCAGGCCGGCACG gtggacatccacactgggatAATATTGCTGGCTGTCCTCGACTGCTGCAATACTCTGCATCGTTACACCTAGTGGACATGCTACCCCCCCCGCCACCAATGCCCATAGAGGACACCACGGACACACACAGCCGCACCTCGGATGAAGG CTCCAGTCGTTCTACAAAGCTAACAGTGGACATGGGCTCTCTCCAGTCAGTGTGTGCTGCGTCAGGCCACCGTGTGCAACCTCgaccccccaccaccaccaccaccaccaccagctgCCCCTCCTACAGCCACCTGTCCTCTACGTCATATTCCATGTCAATGGAGGACGAACAGTGTGGCACGCTGACAGCACATGAAGCTATCCAGTATCTGGAGCTCAGCCCGAAACCTGAGAGATGCAG TGCCCTGCCTCAGCAGCATCCTTCCCTGCCCCGCCACTTCTCCCCCACCCTGGGCTACATCTGTGGGCCTGTACGCTCCCCTCAGATGGAGGAGGACCCTGCCACCGATGAGCCTGAGGTCCCACCGATTGGCTTGAGACGTGCCCGCCTCCAGAGCACACCTTCCTCCTGCTACAGTGAATGGGACAGCTCCCTGTGGAACACCTGGAGCTCGGTCTCAGACAGCAACACGGCCAGCGCTCGCACCAGCCTCATCAGCTCGGTGGACAGCTGCTACACTAACGACAGCGCCAACTTCTCCCGCTTGCTGGCCGCGGCAGCTGAGACCATGAGTGGAGGCTCTCTGTCAG ACTTCTCTCCACCAGCCTCCCCCCTCAGCGCTTTGTATCCGTCATGTTGTGAAGGCGACTCGTTCGGCGAGCTGGAGCCTGTTCCTGCGTGGGACTGGAGCATGGCCTGGGTGGAAGACATGGAGGCTCAGTACAGAGCACACTATCCTGGCAGAAACACCAAACCCTTTGACACATAG
- the robo4 gene encoding roundabout homolog 1 isoform X1, with protein MTTTVFISILAAVFALILSGSRVYSQETPPRIVHHPSDVVVKVGSPAKLSCRVDGSPKPTIEWLRNGQPLDIAKGDGQLPPMVLSEGSLFFLSVGGGRRGQSHEAVYTCVARSSAGMATSRNASLYIAVLQDEFSVQPSDVEVAEGEVAVLNCSPPKGHPEPNLIWKKNGFPINNTDHHYTELSGKLIIAPAEKKHSGAYVCVASNTVGVRESRAARLSVLAKPMLVLKPEYVSVRVGESAQFYCQAKGDPPPSVVWSREQGPLPNGRYLVNPDQTLQIHYVTAQDAGKYTCTAVNDAGVVAVSAQLLVEEDVSTKQRDLHKELSALRVALENVTMMAPGSNISQVQWKLQSLPAQPHYLDGFEVLYRSLLPAISDWAAKKVTVPSFQAQVGSLKRGYKYEFKVRPYGSNLYGRESNTRHLRVPETVPSAPPLAVSITVSNEQNNTIHLSWEPPPHETHNGVIQGYQVWCVESEEQRYQNWTVDSGRHNLDISTLKPGRRYWITIAAVNGAGVGQLSDPHGFLINPQIGGPPGSDSQRGDLSQVLALLQDPVLIGSIGALLWCVLMVAVVYLFKRHSRTGHLMSGHGRAKGLHRLPSEDLIIKHRMAAPDSPWIPGGWRPAFNQKYQDLWAQGQTHPGIRGTSLPVSWKDPSCVDSAVPIASDSCGVYGTFYVDLIGNGLKTFNSPGRRTKLPHGVPHQQGTETIQIFSQPVAKTSPLGSCEALPWKHAIRPQPKMGVLRESREKTHSKQELYAVNSVPIVPTRIQACPSSVYKQRLSHIPSGRHGGHPHWDNIAGCPRLLQYSASLHLVDMLPPPPPMPIEDTTDTHSRTSDEGSSRSTKLTVDMGSLQSVCAASGHRVQPRPPTTTTTTTSCPSYSHLSSTSYSMSMEDEQCGTLTAHEAIQYLELSPKPERCSSALPQQHPSLPRHFSPTLGYICGPVRSPQMEEDPATDEPEVPPIGLRRARLQSTPSSCYSEWDSSLWNTWSSVSDSNTASARTSLISSVDSCYTNDSANFSRLLAAAAETMSGGSLSDFSPPASPLSALYPSCCEGDSFGELEPVPAWDWSMAWVEDMEAQYRAHYPGRNTKPFDT; from the exons ATGACCACAACTGTCTTCATCAGCATATTGGCAGCAGTGTTCGCACTCATTCTGTCAG GTTCCAGAGTTTATTCCCAGGAGACCCCGCCCCGCATCGTCCACCACCCCTCTGACGTGGTGGTGAAAGTAGGAagtcctgccaagctctcctgCCGGGTGGATGGCAGCCCGAAGCCAACCATTGAGTGGCTGCGAAACGGCCAGCCTCTGGATATAGCAAAGGGAGACGGACAGTTGCCGCCCATGGTTTTGTCAGAGGGGAGCCTCTTCTTTCTGAGCGTGGGAGGGGGCAGGCGAGGTCAGTCGCATGAGGCCGTCTACACCTGTGTGGCCAGGAGCAGCGCAGGCATGGCCACCAGCCGCAATGCATCTCTGTACATTGCAG TGTTGCAGGATGAGTTCAGTGTGCAGCCCAGTGATGTGGAGGTGGCAGAAGGGGAGGTGGCTGTCTTAAACTGCAGCCCCCCGAAGGGACACCCCGAACCTAATCTCATCTGGAAGAAGAATGGCTTTCCCATCAACAACACTGATCACCACTATACT GAGCTGAGTGGGAAGCTTATCATCGCTCCTGCAGAGAAGAAACACTCTGGTGCTTACGTGTGTGTGGCTAGCAACACTGTGGGAGTAAGAGAGAGCAGGGCGGCTCGACTATCTGTGCTGG CCAAGCCTATGTTGGTGCTGAAGCCAgaatatgtgtctgtgagagtGGGGGAGTCTGCCCAGTTCTACTGCCAAGCTAAAGGTGACCCGCCTCCTTCTGTGGTCTGGAGCAGAGAGCAGGGGCCACTGCCCAACGGCAG GTATCTTGTAAACCCAGACCAGACGCTCCAGATCCACTATGTGACAGCCCAGGATGCTGGGAAGTACACCTGCACTGCTGTCAATGATGCTGGTGTGGTCGCTGTCAGCGCACAGCTACTAGTTGAAG AGGACGTCAGCACTAAACAGAGAGACCTCCACAAAGAGCTGTCAGCCCTACGAGTTGCTCTGGAAAATGTCACCATGATGGCCCCTGGGTCCAACATATCACAAGTACAATGGAAG CTCCAGTCCCTCCCAGCTCAGCCTCATTACCTCGATGGCTTTGAGGTTCTCTATCGCTCTCTGCTGCCTGCCATCTCGGACTGGGCGGCAAAGAAAGTGACTGTGCCCAGCTTCCAAGCCCAGGTGGGCTCCTTAAAGAGAGGCTACAAGTATGAGTTCAAAGTCCGTCCCTACGGCAGCAACTTGTACGGGAGGGAGAGCAACACTCGGCATCTCAGAGTCCCTGAGACAG TGCCCAGTGCCCCTCCACTGGCTGTGTCCATAACAGTGAGCAATGAGCAGAACAACACCATCCATTTAAGCTGGGAGCCTCCTCCTCATGAAACCCACAACGGGGTCATACAGGGTTACCAG GTGTGGTGTGTGGAGTCTGAGGAGCAGCGGTACCAAAACTGGACCGTGGACAGTGGCCGACACAACCTTGATATCTCTACTCTCAAACCAGGGAGACGATATTGGATCACCATAGCAGCTGTCAACGGAGCTGGAGTCGGACAGCTGAGTGACCCTCATGGATTTCTCATCA ACCCACAAATAGGTGGCCCCCCTGGGTCAGACAGCCAGAGAGGGGATCTGTCTCAGGTCCTGGCCCTGCTTCAGGACCCAGTCTTGATCGGCAGCATTGGTGCCCTCCTGTGGTGCGTTTTGATGGTTGCAGTTGTCTACCTCTTCAAACGCCACAGCAGGACAGGGCACCTGATGTCAGGACATGGCAGGGCTAAAG gTTTGCACAGGCTACCCAGTGAAGATCTCATCATAAAACACAG GATGGCAGCTCCAGACTCCCCTTGGATCCCTGGAGGCTGGAGACCTGCCTTCAACCAGAAGTATCAGGACTTATGGGCCCAGGGTCAGACACATCCAGGCATCAGGGGCACCA GCCTCCCAGTCTCCTGGAAGGACCCCAGCTGCGTGGACTCAGCTGTCCCCATCGCGTCCGACAGCTGTGGCGTTTACGGCACTTTTTACGTGGACCTGATTGGCAACGGTCTCAAGACCTTTAACAGTCCTGGGCGTCGCACTAAATTGCCTCATGGTGTGCCCCACCAGCAAGGAACTGAGACCATCCAGATCTTCTCTCAGCCTGTCGCAAAGACCTCGCCCCTCGGTAGCTGCGAGGCGCTACCATGGAAACATGCTATACGCCCCCAGCCCAAGATGGGTGTGCTGAGGGAGTCACGGGAAAAAACCCACAGCAAGCAAG AGTTGTATGCAGTGAACAGCGTCCCCATAGTGCCCACCAGGATCCAGGCTTGTCCATCCAGTGTGTACAAACAGAGACTCAGTCACATACCATCAGGCCGGCACG gtggacatccacactgggatAATATTGCTGGCTGTCCTCGACTGCTGCAATACTCTGCATCGTTACACCTAGTGGACATGCTACCCCCCCCGCCACCAATGCCCATAGAGGACACCACGGACACACACAGCCGCACCTCGGATGAAGG CTCCAGTCGTTCTACAAAGCTAACAGTGGACATGGGCTCTCTCCAGTCAGTGTGTGCTGCGTCAGGCCACCGTGTGCAACCTCgaccccccaccaccaccaccaccaccaccagctgCCCCTCCTACAGCCACCTGTCCTCTACGTCATATTCCATGTCAATGGAGGACGAACAGTGTGGCACGCTGACAGCACATGAAGCTATCCAGTATCTGGAGCTCAGCCCGAAACCTGAGAGATGCAG CAGTGCCCTGCCTCAGCAGCATCCTTCCCTGCCCCGCCACTTCTCCCCCACCCTGGGCTACATCTGTGGGCCTGTACGCTCCCCTCAGATGGAGGAGGACCCTGCCACCGATGAGCCTGAGGTCCCACCGATTGGCTTGAGACGTGCCCGCCTCCAGAGCACACCTTCCTCCTGCTACAGTGAATGGGACAGCTCCCTGTGGAACACCTGGAGCTCGGTCTCAGACAGCAACACGGCCAGCGCTCGCACCAGCCTCATCAGCTCGGTGGACAGCTGCTACACTAACGACAGCGCCAACTTCTCCCGCTTGCTGGCCGCGGCAGCTGAGACCATGAGTGGAGGCTCTCTGTCAG ACTTCTCTCCACCAGCCTCCCCCCTCAGCGCTTTGTATCCGTCATGTTGTGAAGGCGACTCGTTCGGCGAGCTGGAGCCTGTTCCTGCGTGGGACTGGAGCATGGCCTGGGTGGAAGACATGGAGGCTCAGTACAGAGCACACTATCCTGGCAGAAACACCAAACCCTTTGACACATAG
- the robo4 gene encoding roundabout homolog 1 isoform X2, with product MTTTVFISILAAVFALILSGSRVYSQETPPRIVHHPSDVVVKVGSPAKLSCRVDGSPKPTIEWLRNGQPLDIAKGDGQLPPMVLSEGSLFFLSVGGGRRGQSHEAVYTCVARSSAGMATSRNASLYIAVLQDEFSVQPSDVEVAEGEVAVLNCSPPKGHPEPNLIWKKNGFPINNTDHHYTELSGKLIIAPAEKKHSGAYVCVASNTVGVRESRAARLSVLAKPMLVLKPEYVSVRVGESAQFYCQAKGDPPPSVVWSREQGPLPNGRYLVNPDQTLQIHYVTAQDAGKYTCTAVNDAGVVAVSAQLLVEEDVSTKQRDLHKELSALRVALENVTMMAPGSNISQVQWKLQSLPAQPHYLDGFEVLYRSLLPAISDWAAKKVTVPSFQAQVGSLKRGYKYEFKVRPYGSNLYGRESNTRHLRVPETVPSAPPLAVSITVSNEQNNTIHLSWEPPPHETHNGVIQGYQVWCVESEEQRYQNWTVDSGRHNLDISTLKPGRRYWITIAAVNGAGVGQLSDPHGFLINPQIGGPPGSDSQRGDLSQVLALLQDPVLIGSIGALLWCVLMVAVVYLFKRHSRTGHLMSGHGRAKGLHRLPSEDLIIKHRMAAPDSPWIPGGWRPAFNQKYQDLWAQGQTHPGIRGTSLPVSWKDPSCVDSAVPIASDSCGVYGTFYVDLIGNGLKTFNSPGRRTKLPHGVPHQQGTETIQIFSQPVAKTSPLGSCEALPWKHAIRPQPKMGVLRESREKTHSKQELYAVNSVPIVPTRIQACPSSVYKQRLSHIPSGRHGGHPHWDNIAGCPRLLQYSASLHLVDMLPPPPPMPIEDTTDTHSRTSDEGSSRSTKLTVDMGSLQSVCAASGHRVQPRPPTTTTTTTSCPSYSHLSSTSYSMSMEDEQCGTLTAHEAIQYLELSPKPERCSALPQQHPSLPRHFSPTLGYICGPVRSPQMEEDPATDEPEVPPIGLRRARLQSTPSSCYSEWDSSLWNTWSSVSDSNTASARTSLISSVDSCYTNDSANFSRLLAAAAETMSGGSLSDFSPPASPLSALYPSCCEGDSFGELEPVPAWDWSMAWVEDMEAQYRAHYPGRNTKPFDT from the exons ATGACCACAACTGTCTTCATCAGCATATTGGCAGCAGTGTTCGCACTCATTCTGTCAG GTTCCAGAGTTTATTCCCAGGAGACCCCGCCCCGCATCGTCCACCACCCCTCTGACGTGGTGGTGAAAGTAGGAagtcctgccaagctctcctgCCGGGTGGATGGCAGCCCGAAGCCAACCATTGAGTGGCTGCGAAACGGCCAGCCTCTGGATATAGCAAAGGGAGACGGACAGTTGCCGCCCATGGTTTTGTCAGAGGGGAGCCTCTTCTTTCTGAGCGTGGGAGGGGGCAGGCGAGGTCAGTCGCATGAGGCCGTCTACACCTGTGTGGCCAGGAGCAGCGCAGGCATGGCCACCAGCCGCAATGCATCTCTGTACATTGCAG TGTTGCAGGATGAGTTCAGTGTGCAGCCCAGTGATGTGGAGGTGGCAGAAGGGGAGGTGGCTGTCTTAAACTGCAGCCCCCCGAAGGGACACCCCGAACCTAATCTCATCTGGAAGAAGAATGGCTTTCCCATCAACAACACTGATCACCACTATACT GAGCTGAGTGGGAAGCTTATCATCGCTCCTGCAGAGAAGAAACACTCTGGTGCTTACGTGTGTGTGGCTAGCAACACTGTGGGAGTAAGAGAGAGCAGGGCGGCTCGACTATCTGTGCTGG CCAAGCCTATGTTGGTGCTGAAGCCAgaatatgtgtctgtgagagtGGGGGAGTCTGCCCAGTTCTACTGCCAAGCTAAAGGTGACCCGCCTCCTTCTGTGGTCTGGAGCAGAGAGCAGGGGCCACTGCCCAACGGCAG GTATCTTGTAAACCCAGACCAGACGCTCCAGATCCACTATGTGACAGCCCAGGATGCTGGGAAGTACACCTGCACTGCTGTCAATGATGCTGGTGTGGTCGCTGTCAGCGCACAGCTACTAGTTGAAG AGGACGTCAGCACTAAACAGAGAGACCTCCACAAAGAGCTGTCAGCCCTACGAGTTGCTCTGGAAAATGTCACCATGATGGCCCCTGGGTCCAACATATCACAAGTACAATGGAAG CTCCAGTCCCTCCCAGCTCAGCCTCATTACCTCGATGGCTTTGAGGTTCTCTATCGCTCTCTGCTGCCTGCCATCTCGGACTGGGCGGCAAAGAAAGTGACTGTGCCCAGCTTCCAAGCCCAGGTGGGCTCCTTAAAGAGAGGCTACAAGTATGAGTTCAAAGTCCGTCCCTACGGCAGCAACTTGTACGGGAGGGAGAGCAACACTCGGCATCTCAGAGTCCCTGAGACAG TGCCCAGTGCCCCTCCACTGGCTGTGTCCATAACAGTGAGCAATGAGCAGAACAACACCATCCATTTAAGCTGGGAGCCTCCTCCTCATGAAACCCACAACGGGGTCATACAGGGTTACCAG GTGTGGTGTGTGGAGTCTGAGGAGCAGCGGTACCAAAACTGGACCGTGGACAGTGGCCGACACAACCTTGATATCTCTACTCTCAAACCAGGGAGACGATATTGGATCACCATAGCAGCTGTCAACGGAGCTGGAGTCGGACAGCTGAGTGACCCTCATGGATTTCTCATCA ACCCACAAATAGGTGGCCCCCCTGGGTCAGACAGCCAGAGAGGGGATCTGTCTCAGGTCCTGGCCCTGCTTCAGGACCCAGTCTTGATCGGCAGCATTGGTGCCCTCCTGTGGTGCGTTTTGATGGTTGCAGTTGTCTACCTCTTCAAACGCCACAGCAGGACAGGGCACCTGATGTCAGGACATGGCAGGGCTAAAG gTTTGCACAGGCTACCCAGTGAAGATCTCATCATAAAACACAG GATGGCAGCTCCAGACTCCCCTTGGATCCCTGGAGGCTGGAGACCTGCCTTCAACCAGAAGTATCAGGACTTATGGGCCCAGGGTCAGACACATCCAGGCATCAGGGGCACCA GCCTCCCAGTCTCCTGGAAGGACCCCAGCTGCGTGGACTCAGCTGTCCCCATCGCGTCCGACAGCTGTGGCGTTTACGGCACTTTTTACGTGGACCTGATTGGCAACGGTCTCAAGACCTTTAACAGTCCTGGGCGTCGCACTAAATTGCCTCATGGTGTGCCCCACCAGCAAGGAACTGAGACCATCCAGATCTTCTCTCAGCCTGTCGCAAAGACCTCGCCCCTCGGTAGCTGCGAGGCGCTACCATGGAAACATGCTATACGCCCCCAGCCCAAGATGGGTGTGCTGAGGGAGTCACGGGAAAAAACCCACAGCAAGCAAG AGTTGTATGCAGTGAACAGCGTCCCCATAGTGCCCACCAGGATCCAGGCTTGTCCATCCAGTGTGTACAAACAGAGACTCAGTCACATACCATCAGGCCGGCACG gtggacatccacactgggatAATATTGCTGGCTGTCCTCGACTGCTGCAATACTCTGCATCGTTACACCTAGTGGACATGCTACCCCCCCCGCCACCAATGCCCATAGAGGACACCACGGACACACACAGCCGCACCTCGGATGAAGG CTCCAGTCGTTCTACAAAGCTAACAGTGGACATGGGCTCTCTCCAGTCAGTGTGTGCTGCGTCAGGCCACCGTGTGCAACCTCgaccccccaccaccaccaccaccaccaccagctgCCCCTCCTACAGCCACCTGTCCTCTACGTCATATTCCATGTCAATGGAGGACGAACAGTGTGGCACGCTGACAGCACATGAAGCTATCCAGTATCTGGAGCTCAGCCCGAAACCTGAGAGATGCAG TGCCCTGCCTCAGCAGCATCCTTCCCTGCCCCGCCACTTCTCCCCCACCCTGGGCTACATCTGTGGGCCTGTACGCTCCCCTCAGATGGAGGAGGACCCTGCCACCGATGAGCCTGAGGTCCCACCGATTGGCTTGAGACGTGCCCGCCTCCAGAGCACACCTTCCTCCTGCTACAGTGAATGGGACAGCTCCCTGTGGAACACCTGGAGCTCGGTCTCAGACAGCAACACGGCCAGCGCTCGCACCAGCCTCATCAGCTCGGTGGACAGCTGCTACACTAACGACAGCGCCAACTTCTCCCGCTTGCTGGCCGCGGCAGCTGAGACCATGAGTGGAGGCTCTCTGTCAG ACTTCTCTCCACCAGCCTCCCCCCTCAGCGCTTTGTATCCGTCATGTTGTGAAGGCGACTCGTTCGGCGAGCTGGAGCCTGTTCCTGCGTGGGACTGGAGCATGGCCTGGGTGGAAGACATGGAGGCTCAGTACAGAGCACACTATCCTGGCAGAAACACCAAACCCTTTGACACATAG